Part of the Prunus dulcis chromosome 8, ALMONDv2, whole genome shotgun sequence genome is shown below.
CACAACCTTGATCATTGGCAGTTCTTTGGCTCGTGACAAGAATATTGACAGGGGTTTTGTCATGTTGGAAGTTCTTAGGTTCCTCCATCTTGTTATCTACCAAAGGTTTCAAACTAATGGCTGCAGGAATGACAACCTCAGACGCAAAACTAGATGTTGGGTTGGGATTTATATTAGGCAATCCATTCCGATACTCAACACCAGTGGCAGGTGATCTTGTCCCATAAAGGGTCTCATCTTGATGAAGGAAAGGATCCTTTTCATTGAACTTCTTTGTCAATTCCGAAGGCAAagaatctttctttttagatgtCCAGTATTTGTCAGGAATATCACCATTAACTTTGGAAGCATGTTCGTTCCTGCCCAAAGATTCTAAACATGGAGAAGAATTTGGCAAATCCAGTCTTCTCTGCAATCCAATCGACTCCTTACCATGTAACTGATTTTGCAGCTGAGGATTGAAAGATTCGATATTGTCATGCAGTTGGGTTGGCTTTTCTTGTGAGGCACCTGAGTTCAGCAGCAATGACAATTGAGCTTTTGGGAAGTTTAAGGGGGAAGATGGGCTCATGCCTTCTTGTGAACAGTATATAGACCTCCCTCCATTCTCTTGCAGTTTTGAATCAGAAAACGCATGTGGTATGCCATGATGACAATCAATGGAATCATTAGATCCTGACAACATAACCTTTGGATGTTCTGGGTGTGAGATAGGCCTGTCAGGAGGAGTTAATGTTTCCTTATAGACTGGCCTCTCATGAGAAAATCCATCAAAATCACCTTCGTTTTGACCAAAAGCTAAAGCAGATGTAGCATCTTTGCTGGGATTGCGGTTGTGACTATGTCCTCCATAGTGTTGGCCAGGTTCCATAAAAGTTACTGTCCCCAGTGGATGATTTTTATAACCTGCAGTGCTGATGCTAGAGTTCTCTGGTGGTGGTTGAGAACTAACAAAAGAACTGCTGCTCTCATTACTACCCTGGCATGAGTTAACCCCACGTGATTGTAAATGAATACTCTTGGAATCTCCTCGTTGATGTGtaattggagaaaaagaaggagatTGAATGGCAGACCTAGCCATATTCTGGGATTCACTCAAAATTTGATTAGGATGCAAGACTTTAGAATCACTCTTAATCTCCATAGGAAATAGCGAAGTCTTGGTTCCCTGTTGACTTGCTTCAGTCAAATTCTGCCCTCCACCGTTTTTCCTAGGACTAGGATCTATCATGCCATTTACAGCAGCAACATATTGATAATCAGGGTTGCTTTGTTGTATGCTATCTGCCTCAAAGGAAGATGTATTTTCAGATTCACCTAAAGGAATCAAAAAGATCCGTGGTCTCTGAGAACCCTCATGCCTTTCAAGCCCATGGTACTCCTCTATCATATTTTGAAGATCCTCATCAGATGACACAGATATAAGAGCATCAAGATCCTCACTTGGGAGCTGGTACTTGATCGTATGAGGTTGGTTGCAAAAACCAGAAGTTTTTTCCACAAGCTCTTCCCACGAGATATTCTTCCTGAAGGAAATAATCCGTGTCTCCCCCCCAACATACCTGAGTTTCCCATCGCTAGGCCTGGGCAAAATTTTTCCACCAAAGCTGCAAAGAAATTTCATCTTCCCAGATTGAGAACCATCCAACACTCCTGACCCATTAAGGTTGTTGGAATGAGGGGACTCAGACATATAAATAGGCAGGGTAGTTGGTCCAAAACCAGCCCGGTCAAAATTCAGTTCTCCAAAAGCCTTCCTTGATCCTTGTCTGCTATCAACTTCCTCCCTGTTGCATCTGCTTAACTTGTCAACACAAACGTCGTTTTCAATCTCTTTACACGACCCTTTTGCCGAGACAAAATCAGATGTATCAGATGCACACTCAGAATCCATCCTCCTCAACCCCAGAATACCAGTAAGATCCTGATAGCCCAGCTGATAATTCTGATTATAATTCAATCCAACCTTATTTTCACAATTCTCAACCCTATCAGTCACAGCAGGAACTCTTCTTGCTGCAAAACGATCCTGAAGAAACTCCATGGAAAATTCCTCCCCTGTCTGTACAGATACATGATTGTGTACATTCTTAACCTTGTTTGGAACAACTAAGGTTGCTTCTTTCTGGATCCATTGACCTGATGGGCCAGGCACCTCATTGGTCATGGTATCAAAAAAATGCTCGGACCTGCTTAGCTGCATAAGAACGGTGACTCAGCTACCTGAGCTCCTATAACCCCCTATCCTCAAATTGGCAAATTAAGAACAGGCATACAAGTCACTCTTCATACCAGCAAGCCTCAACTCCAATACTTCTTTTCCACAGTCATCAAGAAGCTATCTTTTCTATTAAAATAACTTTCGTGGCAAATCACGATCAAGTTCATAAACCCTGTACATCTTCCTCCGGTTACTGATGCAGTATTTTTCTATGATCCGATCACCAAACCGGAAACTACCAAAGTCCACCGATTTCTACAGAAAAATAATCCCTCTATCTATATGTGTTTGTTCAATTGCAGCCTATACAATCACAAACATGAAATGAATATCATTTGCAGATTGGACTAGTAGAAGCTGAGACCAGCAAACAAGAACAATCGAAGTCCAATTTCTTTAGCAAATCGTTTCCTGCACAGTCACAGATCCATAAAACAATTTCTCTAAGAACCCAtcatacaaaatcaaaatcaacaacATATCGTCCAAATTACCATCAACATTTTCAAAGCGGGGCTAAACATATCACACACAGCATAAAACCACAAAATCAAAAGCGAATTTCAAGTGGGCATGCTTAATACAGAGATGGGTACCGATCAAAATGGAAAGGAACAAAATTgcagaagaaaaattgaaaatttcaagtACCTGATGATGGGTGCGAAGGGGGGTGCGTGTGGCTCTGTCTGTGTGTTGCAACTGGGTTTTGGAGCTGGGAAGCTGTCATTGGTGTGAagagggaagaagaagaataagggaaaattgggaaaaagagaaagagaggggatTTGGAGATGAAAAGGGAGCGTGGCTTACGGCTACAGGTTCAATCTCGGGCGTCGGAGAGCGAC
Proteins encoded:
- the LOC117638727 gene encoding uncharacterized protein LOC117638727; its protein translation is MQLSRSEHFFDTMTNEVPGPSGQWIQKEATLVVPNKVKNVHNHVSVQTGEEFSMEFLQDRFAARRVPAVTDRVENCENKVGLNYNQNYQLGYQDLTGILGLRRMDSECASDTSDFVSAKGSCKEIENDVCVDKLSRCNREEVDSRQGSRKAFGELNFDRAGFGPTTLPIYMSESPHSNNLNGSGVLDGSQSGKMKFLCSFGGKILPRPSDGKLRYVGGETRIISFRKNISWEELVEKTSGFCNQPHTIKYQLPSEDLDALISVSSDEDLQNMIEEYHGLERHEGSQRPRIFLIPLGESENTSSFEADSIQQSNPDYQYVAAVNGMIDPSPRKNGGGQNLTEASQQGTKTSLFPMEIKSDSKVLHPNQILSESQNMARSAIQSPSFSPITHQRGDSKSIHLQSRGVNSCQGSNESSSSFVSSQPPPENSSISTAGYKNHPLGTVTFMEPGQHYGGHSHNRNPSKDATSALAFGQNEGDFDGFSHERPVYKETLTPPDRPISHPEHPKVMLSGSNDSIDCHHGIPHAFSDSKLQENGGRSIYCSQEGMSPSSPLNFPKAQLSLLLNSGASQEKPTQLHDNIESFNPQLQNQLHGKESIGLQRRLDLPNSSPCLESLGRNEHASKVNGDIPDKYWTSKKKDSLPSELTKKFNEKDPFLHQDETLYGTRSPATGVEYRNGLPNINPNPTSSFASEVVIPAAISLKPLVDNKMEEPKNFQHDKTPVNILVTSQRTANDQGCALTGTANGEQGQDVSGARNSEVAGLFPSTRQHSRNENSLADLISGLSDGPNYHESARPQLVASQKDIGFQEPLLTHSAKMYPLTVLDDPELQDSDHRVLQNPIQDAAFKRGVSLIDDDFVNCPDENAEKLSSNVVENVALRQPKPLTMSNDKKQLESVIIVEDVTDTITPGIQFSSVVSPYSEDEPIGDLMSPTATEVESIIPESEYEDDRAGEGDKNESFSDAMIAEMEASIYGLQIIKNADLEELRELGSGTYGTVYHGKWRGTDVAIKRIKKSCFAGRSSEQDRLTKDFWREAQILSNLHHPNVVAFYGVVPDGAGGTLATVAEFMVNGSLRHALLKKDRSLDRRRKLIIAMDAAFGMEYLHSKNIVHFDLKCDNLLVNLRDSQRPICKVGDFGLSRIKRNTLVSGGVRGTLPWMAPELLNGSSSRVSEKVDVFSFGISMWEILTGEEPYANMHCGAIIGGIVKNTLRPPIPERCDSEWRNLMEQCWSPDPEIRPSFTEITNRLRAMSNALQAKVPQNQTRHMKPNV